One window of Agromyces rhizosphaerae genomic DNA carries:
- a CDS encoding DsbA family oxidoreductase, with amino-acid sequence MSSPIKIDIWSDIACPWCYIGKRHLEAGIAALGDDAPEVEIEYHSFELSPDTPVDFEGSAADFLAGHKRLPVEQVQGMIDRVVGIAANAGLEYDYEALQHTKTLKAHELLHFAKDQGLQLELKERLLKAYFVDGRHVGRVDELVALGAEVGLDADAAREALDSDRYAAAVQADIAQAAAYGIQGVPFFVIDGRYGVSGAQPAELFSQALTQVAGEREAAA; translated from the coding sequence GTGAGTTCCCCCATCAAGATCGACATCTGGTCCGACATCGCGTGCCCGTGGTGCTACATCGGCAAGCGCCACCTCGAGGCCGGCATCGCCGCGCTCGGCGACGACGCTCCCGAGGTGGAGATCGAGTACCACTCGTTCGAGCTCTCGCCCGACACGCCGGTCGACTTCGAGGGCAGCGCCGCCGACTTCCTCGCCGGGCACAAGCGCCTGCCGGTCGAGCAGGTGCAGGGCATGATCGACCGCGTCGTGGGCATCGCCGCGAACGCCGGGCTCGAGTACGACTACGAGGCGCTGCAGCACACGAAGACGCTGAAGGCGCACGAGCTGTTGCACTTCGCGAAGGATCAGGGCCTGCAGCTCGAGCTGAAGGAGCGCCTGCTCAAGGCGTACTTCGTCGACGGCCGCCACGTCGGCCGCGTTGACGAGCTCGTCGCGCTGGGCGCCGAGGTCGGGCTCGATGCGGATGCCGCGCGCGAGGCGCTCGACTCGGACCGGTACGCCGCCGCCGTGCAGGCCGACATCGCGCAGGCCGCGGCCTACGGCATCCAGGGCGTGCCGTTCTTCGTGATCGACGGCAGGTACGGCGTGTCGGGCGCGCAGCCGGCGGAGCTCTTCAGCCAGGCGCTGACCCAGGTCGCCGGCGAGCGCGAGGCGGCCGCGTGA
- a CDS encoding DUF4304 domain-containing protein, with protein sequence MAEIVAEHAPELKRLGFRKRRYGFNRTAGDGLVHVVKFWMAPKEPPAWTEVPGLRERLYGHFCVEFGIYVPQMNRSGGPRGSWINEYNCQLRRGIADPETRPWWSLDDPRSSAAAGSALWTIGLPWFDALPDATAVLDAFGSPDGPPLGMSPAAALDIADLCRARGETERERRLLEAYVVEPVSRPHAPYLAAYLTERGHADLVPSIRTR encoded by the coding sequence ATGGCGGAGATCGTCGCGGAGCACGCACCCGAGCTGAAGCGGCTCGGGTTCCGCAAGCGGCGGTACGGCTTCAACCGCACTGCGGGCGATGGGCTGGTGCACGTCGTGAAGTTCTGGATGGCGCCGAAGGAGCCCCCGGCCTGGACCGAGGTGCCCGGGCTGCGTGAGCGCCTGTACGGCCACTTCTGCGTGGAGTTCGGCATCTACGTACCGCAGATGAATCGGAGCGGCGGGCCGCGGGGGAGCTGGATCAACGAGTACAACTGTCAGCTGCGACGTGGGATCGCAGATCCGGAGACGCGGCCGTGGTGGTCGCTCGACGACCCCCGCTCGTCCGCCGCGGCGGGATCGGCGCTGTGGACGATCGGATTGCCGTGGTTCGATGCGCTGCCCGACGCGACCGCCGTGCTCGACGCGTTCGGCAGCCCGGACGGGCCGCCGCTGGGCATGAGTCCGGCGGCGGCGCTCGACATCGCGGACCTCTGCCGGGCCCGCGGCGAGACCGAGCGCGAGCGACGACTGCTCGAGGCGTACGTCGTCGAGCCCGTGAGCCGACCCCACGCGCCGTACCTGGCCGCGTACCTCACCGAGCGAGGTCACGCCGACCTCGTGCCCTCGATCCGGACCCGGTAG
- a CDS encoding isoprenyl transferase — protein sequence MSPKPYTHKDAVPYRTIDWTGLEPPAFPKGAVPEHVAIVMDGNGRWANRQGLTRIEGHKAGEEVLLDVVAGAIQAGVKHLSVYAFSTENWKRSPDEVRFLMGYNRDVLHRRRDQLNEWNVRIRWAGRKPRLWKSVIDELQYAERLTAGNTGLQFTMCVNYGGRNELVDAVRSIADDVAAGRIRPSAVSEKLIAKRLYVPDMPDVDLFVRSSGEQRTSNFLLWQSAYAEMVFLDTLWPDFSRVELWKAIELYATRNRRFGGAVDTPDTGA from the coding sequence GTGAGTCCCAAGCCCTACACCCACAAGGACGCGGTGCCCTACCGCACGATCGACTGGACGGGGCTCGAGCCGCCGGCGTTCCCGAAGGGCGCCGTGCCCGAGCACGTGGCGATCGTCATGGACGGCAACGGCCGCTGGGCGAACCGCCAGGGCCTCACCCGCATCGAGGGGCACAAGGCGGGGGAGGAGGTGCTGCTCGACGTGGTCGCCGGCGCGATCCAGGCGGGCGTGAAGCATCTCTCGGTCTACGCGTTCTCGACCGAGAACTGGAAGCGCTCGCCCGACGAGGTGCGCTTCCTCATGGGCTACAACCGCGACGTGCTGCACCGCCGGCGCGACCAGCTGAACGAGTGGAACGTGCGCATCCGCTGGGCGGGCCGAAAGCCCCGCCTCTGGAAGTCGGTCATAGACGAGCTGCAGTACGCCGAGCGGCTGACGGCCGGCAACACGGGGCTGCAGTTCACGATGTGCGTGAACTACGGCGGGCGCAACGAGCTCGTCGACGCGGTGCGCTCGATCGCGGACGACGTGGCGGCAGGCCGCATCCGCCCGTCTGCCGTGAGCGAGAAGCTCATCGCCAAGCGCCTCTACGTGCCCGACATGCCCGACGTCGACCTGTTCGTGCGCTCGTCGGGGGAGCAGCGCACGTCGAACTTCCTGCTCTGGCAGTCGGCGTACGCCGAGATGGTGTTCCTCGACACGCTCTGGCCCGACTTCTCGCGGGTCGAGCTGTGGAAGGCGATCGAGCTCTACGCGACCCGCAACCGCCGCTTCGGCGGGGCGGTCGACACGCCCGACACGGGCGCCTGA
- the recO gene encoding DNA repair protein RecO has protein sequence MPVYRDEGVVLRTHKLGEADRIVTLLTRRHGKVRAVARGVRRTASKFGSRLEPFMVADLQFYEGRTLDVITQAESLGAYGAPIAADYASYTAANAMVETADRLSEAEASTPQYLLLVGALRSLSRREHGASATLDSYLLRALSIAGWAPSFADCARCGRPGPHTAVVVQVGGVVCDDDAPPGAPRLSPETIALLGALLEGDWAHADAAGERLRSQASGIVAAYTQWHLERGLRSLPHVSREPEHT, from the coding sequence GTGCCCGTCTACCGAGATGAGGGGGTCGTCCTCCGCACCCACAAGCTGGGCGAGGCCGACCGCATCGTGACGCTGCTGACCCGGCGCCACGGCAAGGTGCGCGCGGTCGCCCGCGGCGTGCGCCGCACCGCCTCGAAGTTCGGGTCGCGGCTCGAGCCGTTCATGGTCGCCGACCTGCAGTTCTACGAGGGGCGCACGCTCGACGTCATCACGCAGGCCGAGTCGCTCGGCGCCTACGGCGCCCCGATCGCGGCCGACTACGCCAGCTACACCGCCGCGAACGCCATGGTCGAGACGGCCGACCGCCTGAGCGAGGCCGAGGCGTCGACACCGCAGTACCTCCTGCTGGTCGGCGCGCTGCGCTCGCTGTCCAGGCGCGAGCACGGGGCATCCGCCACCCTGGACTCGTACCTGCTGCGCGCGCTGTCGATCGCGGGCTGGGCGCCGAGCTTCGCCGACTGCGCCCGCTGCGGGCGCCCCGGCCCGCACACCGCGGTCGTGGTGCAGGTCGGCGGCGTGGTCTGCGACGACGACGCGCCGCCCGGCGCACCCAGGCTGAGCCCCGAGACGATCGCGCTGCTCGGCGCCCTGCTCGAGGGCGACTGGGCGCACGCCGACGCGGCGGGCGAGCGCCTCAGATCACAGGCCAGCGGCATCGTCGCCGCCTACACCCAGTGGCACCTCGAGCGCGGCCTGCGCTCGCTGCCGCACGTCAGCCGCGAACCGGAGCACACGTGA
- the leuA gene encoding 2-isopropylmalate synthase gives MQHNQKPTAMPVHRYRPFHEQIRVDLPDRTWPTKRIEKAPRWCAVDLRDGNQALIDPMSPERKRIMFDLLVRMGYKEIEVGFPSASQTDFDFVRSLIEEDAIPGDVTIQVLTQARDHLIERTYESIQGAKQAIVHLYNSTSVLQREVVFRTDKQGIIDIALAGARKCREMEATVPGTTVYYEYSPESYTGTELEFAVDVCNRVLEVFEPTAERNVIINLPATVEMATPNVYADSIEWMSRNLAFREHVILSLHPHNDRGTAVAAAELGYMAGADRIEGCLFGNGERTGNVDLVALGMNLFTQGIDPQIDFSDMDAIKRTAEYCNQLAVHERSPWAGDLVYTAFSGSHQDAIKKGFEAMEAHAAEVGVGVGDLHWAVPYLPVDPKDIGRNYEAVIRVNSQSGKGGVAYLLKTDHALELPRRLQIEFSGVVQAKTDAEGGEVTSEEIWSIFTDEYLPAPQERPDDKWGRYELLSMRSESDLSGEVRVRVGLRDGDERVDADGSGNGPVAAFLSVLGAEGVDVKVLDYAEHALSAGGDALAAAYVEAQVDGRTLWGVGIDGDISTASLKAVVSAVNRALRTSVAEAAVEEPALV, from the coding sequence ATGCAGCACAACCAGAAGCCCACCGCGATGCCCGTGCACCGGTACCGTCCGTTCCACGAGCAGATCCGCGTCGACCTGCCCGACCGCACCTGGCCGACCAAGCGCATCGAGAAGGCGCCGCGCTGGTGCGCGGTGGACCTGCGCGACGGCAACCAGGCCCTCATCGACCCGATGAGCCCCGAGCGCAAGCGCATCATGTTCGACCTGCTCGTGCGCATGGGCTACAAGGAGATCGAGGTCGGGTTCCCGAGCGCGAGCCAGACCGACTTCGACTTCGTGCGCAGCCTCATCGAGGAGGATGCGATCCCAGGCGACGTCACCATCCAGGTGCTGACGCAGGCGCGCGACCACCTGATCGAGCGCACCTACGAGTCGATCCAGGGCGCGAAGCAGGCCATCGTGCACCTGTACAACTCGACCAGCGTGTTGCAGCGCGAGGTGGTGTTCCGTACCGACAAGCAGGGCATCATCGACATCGCCCTCGCCGGCGCGCGCAAGTGCCGCGAGATGGAGGCCACGGTGCCCGGCACCACGGTCTACTACGAGTACTCGCCCGAGAGTTACACGGGCACCGAGCTCGAGTTCGCGGTGGACGTGTGCAACCGGGTGCTCGAGGTGTTCGAGCCGACGGCCGAGCGCAACGTCATCATCAACCTGCCGGCGACCGTCGAGATGGCCACGCCGAACGTCTACGCCGACTCGATCGAGTGGATGAGCCGCAACCTGGCGTTCCGCGAGCACGTGATCCTGTCGCTGCACCCCCACAACGACCGCGGCACGGCCGTCGCGGCGGCCGAGCTCGGCTACATGGCCGGGGCGGACCGCATTGAGGGATGCCTCTTCGGCAACGGCGAGCGCACCGGCAACGTCGACCTGGTGGCGCTGGGCATGAACCTGTTCACGCAGGGCATCGACCCGCAGATCGACTTCTCCGACATGGATGCGATCAAGCGCACGGCCGAGTACTGCAACCAGCTGGCCGTGCACGAGCGCAGCCCGTGGGCCGGCGACCTCGTCTACACCGCGTTCTCGGGCTCGCACCAGGACGCGATCAAGAAGGGCTTCGAGGCCATGGAGGCGCACGCCGCCGAGGTGGGCGTCGGTGTCGGCGACCTGCACTGGGCGGTGCCGTACCTGCCGGTCGACCCGAAGGACATCGGTCGCAACTACGAGGCCGTGATCCGCGTCAACTCGCAGTCGGGCAAGGGCGGCGTCGCCTACCTGCTGAAGACCGACCACGCGCTCGAGCTGCCGCGCCGGCTGCAGATCGAGTTCTCGGGCGTCGTGCAGGCCAAGACCGACGCCGAGGGCGGCGAGGTCACGAGCGAGGAGATCTGGTCGATCTTCACCGACGAGTACCTGCCCGCGCCGCAGGAGCGCCCCGACGACAAGTGGGGCCGCTACGAGCTGCTGTCGATGCGCAGCGAGTCCGACCTGTCGGGCGAGGTGCGCGTGCGCGTGGGCCTGCGCGACGGTGACGAGCGGGTCGACGCCGACGGCTCGGGCAACGGGCCGGTCGCCGCGTTCCTCTCGGTGCTCGGCGCCGAGGGCGTCGACGTGAAGGTGCTCGACTACGCGGAGCACGCGCTGTCGGCAGGGGGCGACGCGCTCGCGGCGGCGTACGTGGAGGCGCAGGTCGACGGCCGCACCCTGTGGGGCGTGGGCATCGACGGCGACATCTCGACGGCGTCGCTGAAGGCGGTCGTCTCGGCGGTCAACCGCGCGCTGCGCACGAGCGTCGCGGAGGCGGCGGTCGAGGAGCCCGCGCTGGTCTGA
- the era gene encoding GTPase Era — protein MADTQEPGYRAGFVSIVGRPNVGKSTLTNALVGEKVAITSSKPQTTRRAIRGIVHRDHGQLILVDTPGVHRPRTLLGERLNSLVQETLGDVDVIAMCFPANEAIGPGDRFINEQLDDYPRARKVAIVTKTDATSKAKVAEQLLAVSELREWELIVPVSAPKGEQLDVLVDELIAMLPESPQPLYPADALTDEETVERIAEYVREAALEGVSDELPHSIAVTIDDMIEREDGSLIEVYANLYVERESQKGIIIGKGGARLKAVGATARAQIEPLLGRRVYLALHVKVAKDWQRDPKQLGRLGF, from the coding sequence GTGGCTGACACCCAGGAGCCCGGCTACCGCGCGGGATTCGTCTCGATCGTTGGCCGGCCGAACGTGGGCAAGTCCACGCTCACCAACGCGCTCGTCGGCGAGAAGGTCGCCATCACGAGCTCAAAGCCGCAGACCACCCGACGGGCGATCCGCGGCATCGTGCACCGCGACCACGGCCAGCTCATCCTGGTCGACACCCCGGGCGTGCACCGTCCGCGCACCCTGCTCGGCGAGCGCCTGAACTCGCTCGTGCAGGAGACGCTCGGCGACGTCGACGTCATCGCCATGTGCTTCCCGGCGAACGAGGCCATCGGCCCCGGCGACCGGTTCATCAACGAGCAGCTCGACGACTACCCGCGGGCCCGCAAGGTCGCGATCGTGACGAAGACGGATGCCACGTCGAAGGCGAAGGTCGCCGAGCAGCTGCTCGCCGTCTCGGAGCTGCGCGAGTGGGAGCTCATCGTGCCCGTCTCCGCTCCGAAGGGCGAGCAGCTCGACGTGCTGGTCGACGAGCTCATCGCGATGCTGCCCGAGTCGCCGCAGCCGCTCTACCCGGCCGACGCGCTCACCGACGAGGAGACGGTCGAGCGGATCGCCGAGTACGTGCGCGAGGCCGCGCTCGAGGGCGTCTCCGACGAGCTGCCGCACTCGATCGCCGTGACGATCGACGACATGATCGAGCGCGAGGACGGCTCGCTGATCGAGGTCTACGCGAACCTCTACGTCGAGCGCGAGAGCCAGAAGGGCATCATCATCGGCAAGGGCGGCGCCCGGCTGAAGGCGGTCGGGGCGACGGCCCGCGCGCAGATCGAGCCGCTGCTCGGGCGGAGGGTGTACCTCGCCCTGCACGTGAAGGTCGCGAAGGACTGGCAGCGCGACCCGAAGCAGCTCGGCCGGCTCGGGTTCTGA
- a CDS encoding hemolysin family protein — translation MEPWLLGGAALVLVAFGGLLAAVDSAITSTSRGDIVDLAEHARARRALLAIAHDTGPHLNALNFLRITAEMAAAVLVTLAFASVLDNVWLVLLFAALLMSAVSFVLVGVSPRSVGRAHAGAILKLTAPLVRSSRVLLGPLADGLVWLGNVVTPGRTRLGGVDSEEQLLSMVDEAAEHAVLEEDDRELIHSIFEFNETVVRAIMIPRTDMITIEADAHLTQAMGLFHSTGVSRIPVIRDDVDDVVGVLYLRDLSRLGFERPLDADELEIAEIARPAAFVPESMKADALLRQMQVESNHLAMIVDEYGGIAGLVTMEDLIEELVGDISDEYDREVVEVEELGDGRFRVSARLPVDEFGDLFGIELDDEDVDSVGGLFAKVLGRLPVLGEQASLSGLIMVADRTEGRRKRLSTVIAWRDQALIDAQSAFEGADDERRNGRG, via the coding sequence ATGGAACCCTGGCTTCTCGGCGGCGCCGCACTCGTGCTCGTCGCCTTCGGCGGCCTGCTGGCCGCGGTCGACTCCGCGATCACCTCGACCTCGCGCGGCGACATCGTCGACCTCGCGGAGCATGCGCGCGCCCGGCGCGCCCTGCTCGCGATCGCGCACGACACCGGTCCGCACCTCAACGCCCTCAACTTCCTGCGCATCACGGCCGAGATGGCCGCCGCGGTGCTCGTGACGCTCGCGTTCGCGAGCGTGCTCGACAACGTCTGGCTCGTGCTGCTCTTCGCCGCGCTGCTCATGTCGGCCGTGTCGTTCGTGCTCGTCGGGGTCAGCCCGCGCAGCGTGGGCCGTGCGCACGCGGGCGCGATCCTGAAGCTCACGGCGCCGCTCGTGCGCTCGTCGCGCGTGCTGCTCGGCCCGCTGGCCGACGGCCTGGTCTGGCTCGGCAACGTCGTGACCCCGGGTCGCACGCGCCTCGGCGGCGTCGACTCCGAGGAGCAGCTGCTCAGCATGGTCGACGAGGCCGCCGAGCACGCCGTGCTCGAGGAGGACGACCGCGAGCTCATCCACTCGATATTCGAGTTCAACGAGACCGTGGTGCGCGCCATCATGATCCCGCGCACCGACATGATCACCATCGAGGCCGACGCGCACCTCACCCAGGCGATGGGGCTGTTCCACTCGACGGGCGTCTCGCGAATCCCGGTGATCCGCGACGACGTCGACGACGTGGTGGGCGTGCTCTACCTGCGCGACCTCTCGCGCCTCGGGTTCGAGCGCCCGCTCGACGCCGACGAGCTCGAGATCGCGGAGATTGCACGCCCCGCCGCCTTCGTGCCCGAGTCGATGAAGGCGGATGCCCTGCTGCGCCAGATGCAGGTCGAGTCGAACCACCTCGCCATGATCGTCGACGAGTACGGCGGCATCGCGGGCCTCGTCACGATGGAGGACCTCATCGAGGAGCTCGTGGGCGACATCTCCGACGAGTACGACCGCGAGGTGGTCGAGGTCGAGGAGCTCGGCGACGGCCGCTTCCGCGTGAGCGCGCGCCTGCCGGTCGACGAGTTCGGCGACCTGTTCGGCATCGAGCTCGACGACGAGGACGTCGACTCGGTCGGCGGCCTGTTCGCCAAGGTGCTCGGCCGTCTGCCGGTGCTCGGCGAGCAGGCGTCGCTCAGCGGCCTGATCATGGTGGCCGACCGCACCGAGGGGCGGCGCAAGCGCCTCAGCACCGTGATCGCCTGGCGCGACCAGGCGCTCATCGACGCGCAGAGCGCGTTCGAGGGCGCCGACGACGAACGGAGGAACGGACGTGGCTGA
- the ybeY gene encoding rRNA maturation RNase YbeY produces the protein MSIEINNESGVEVDEEGLQRLAVYALDALHVHADAELAIVLVDEGAMEQLHVQWMDEPGPTDVLSFPMDELRPGTEDAMSPPGLLGDIVLCPQVAAAQAQSAGHGLLDELQLLTAHGLLHLLGFDHAEPAEEKEMFGVQRDILVGFMMQERRR, from the coding sequence GTGAGCATCGAGATCAACAACGAGTCGGGCGTCGAGGTCGACGAGGAGGGACTGCAGCGCCTCGCGGTCTACGCGCTCGACGCGCTGCACGTGCACGCCGACGCCGAGCTCGCGATCGTGCTGGTCGACGAGGGCGCCATGGAGCAGCTGCACGTGCAGTGGATGGACGAGCCGGGCCCGACCGACGTGCTGAGCTTCCCGATGGACGAGCTCCGCCCCGGCACCGAGGACGCCATGTCGCCCCCCGGCCTGCTCGGCGACATCGTGCTCTGCCCGCAGGTCGCCGCCGCCCAGGCCCAGTCGGCCGGCCACGGCCTGCTCGACGAGCTGCAGCTGCTCACCGCGCACGGCCTGCTGCACCTGCTCGGCTTCGACCACGCCGAGCCCGCGGAGGAGAAGGAGATGTTCGGCGTCCAGCGCGACATCCTCGTCGGCTTCATGATGCAGGAACGGCGTCGCTGA
- a CDS encoding PhoH family protein: MVRLLGPQDRLLTTIEHQYPDVEVHVRGNEIALRGPAEGVEAVRRLVLELLELVRSGQDLTPTEVRTSARMLDADPGSSPAELLGQVIVSSRGKTIRPKTEGQRAYVDAIDDHTIVFGIGPAGTGKTYLAMAKAVQALQRKEVNRIILTRPAVEAGERLGFLPGTLTDKIDPYLRPLYDALNEMMDPELVPKLLASGTVEVAPLAYMRGRTLNDSFVVLDEAQNTTPEQMKMFLTRLGFGSRMVVTGDVTQIDLPGGASGLRLVTRILGNIDDIHFATLTSDDVVRHTLVGRIVDAYTEYDQTKQAQRFEREQAREFANRADRRRSQSGPRDHLPPRRSTS, from the coding sequence ATGGTGCGGCTGCTCGGCCCCCAGGACCGCCTGCTGACGACGATCGAGCACCAGTACCCCGACGTCGAGGTGCACGTGCGCGGCAACGAGATCGCCCTGCGCGGCCCGGCGGAGGGCGTCGAGGCCGTGCGGCGACTCGTGCTCGAGCTGCTCGAGCTGGTGCGCAGCGGGCAGGACCTCACGCCGACCGAGGTGCGCACGTCGGCGCGCATGCTCGACGCCGACCCCGGCTCCAGCCCGGCCGAGCTGCTCGGCCAGGTGATCGTGTCGAGCCGAGGCAAGACGATCCGCCCGAAGACCGAGGGCCAGCGTGCGTACGTCGACGCGATCGACGACCACACGATCGTGTTCGGCATCGGCCCCGCGGGCACCGGCAAGACCTACCTCGCCATGGCCAAGGCCGTGCAGGCGCTGCAGCGCAAGGAGGTCAACCGCATCATCCTGACCCGCCCCGCCGTCGAGGCGGGGGAGCGGCTCGGGTTCCTGCCGGGCACGCTCACCGACAAGATCGACCCGTACCTGCGCCCGCTCTACGACGCGCTCAACGAGATGATGGACCCCGAGCTCGTGCCGAAGCTGCTCGCCTCGGGCACGGTCGAGGTCGCGCCGCTCGCCTACATGCGCGGCCGCACCCTGAACGACTCGTTCGTCGTGCTCGATGAGGCGCAGAACACCACGCCCGAGCAGATGAAGATGTTCCTCACCCGCCTCGGGTTCGGCTCGCGCATGGTCGTCACGGGCGACGTCACCCAGATCGACCTGCCGGGCGGCGCGAGCGGACTGCGGCTGGTCACGCGCATCCTCGGGAACATCGACGACATCCACTTCGCGACCCTCACGAGCGACGACGTGGTGCGCCACACGCTCGTCGGGCGCATCGTCGACGCGTACACCGAGTACGACCAGACGAAGCAGGCGCAGCGGTTCGAGCGCGAGCAGGCGCGCGAGTTCGCCAACCGCGCCGATCGTCGCCGCAGCCAGTCCGGTCCGCGCGACCACCTGCCCCCGCGGAGGAGCACCTCGTGA
- a CDS encoding HIT domain-containing protein, whose translation MPNDAEPTVFTRIVAREIPADVVAETERIIAFRDIAPKAPVHVVVTTKTPEYRDVVELAASDPALLAELVEVARGVAAELADGDFRLVFNNGANAGQTVFHVHAHVLAGGLEEGSLAG comes from the coding sequence ATGCCGAACGACGCCGAACCGACCGTCTTCACTCGCATCGTCGCACGCGAGATCCCGGCCGACGTGGTCGCCGAGACCGAGCGGATCATCGCGTTCCGCGACATCGCGCCCAAGGCGCCCGTGCACGTCGTGGTCACCACGAAGACGCCGGAGTACCGCGACGTCGTCGAGCTCGCGGCATCCGACCCCGCCCTGCTCGCGGAGCTGGTCGAGGTCGCGCGCGGCGTGGCGGCGGAGCTGGCCGACGGCGACTTCCGACTCGTGTTCAACAACGGGGCCAACGCGGGCCAGACCGTGTTCCACGTGCACGCGCACGTGCTCGCCGGCGGCCTCGAGGAGGGCAGCCTTGCCGGCTGA
- a CDS encoding 16S rRNA (uracil(1498)-N(3))-methyltransferase has protein sequence MASLFLREDLGADARPGAELELTGDEARHAATVNRVRVGEVISIGDGRGTVATGEVVRTGPRELAIDVSHVAHVEAPARGIVLVQALAKGDRDERAVQATTELGVDAVEPWAAARSVSRWDAQKARKGRERWASIAREAAKQSIRAWLPDVRELVTTSDLAGLAATRRTLVLEPTADERLVDVDLGDAGDVAVVVGPEGGIAPDELDRLEASGAVLVRMGGNVLRTSTAGPAAIALLSARLGRW, from the coding sequence ATGGCCAGCCTGTTCCTGCGCGAGGACCTCGGGGCGGATGCCCGGCCGGGGGCGGAACTGGAACTCACCGGCGACGAGGCACGCCACGCCGCGACCGTCAACCGGGTGCGCGTCGGCGAGGTGATCTCGATCGGCGACGGCCGGGGCACGGTCGCGACCGGCGAGGTCGTGCGCACCGGGCCGCGCGAGCTCGCGATCGACGTCTCCCACGTCGCGCACGTCGAGGCGCCCGCGCGCGGCATCGTGCTCGTGCAGGCGCTCGCGAAGGGCGATCGCGACGAGCGGGCCGTGCAGGCCACGACCGAGCTCGGCGTCGACGCGGTCGAGCCGTGGGCCGCCGCGCGTTCGGTCTCCCGGTGGGACGCGCAGAAGGCGCGCAAGGGGCGCGAGCGCTGGGCGAGCATCGCCCGCGAGGCGGCGAAGCAGTCGATCCGCGCGTGGCTGCCCGACGTGCGCGAGCTCGTCACCACCTCGGACCTCGCTGGACTCGCGGCGACGCGCCGCACCCTCGTGCTCGAGCCCACTGCCGACGAGCGGCTCGTCGACGTCGACCTCGGCGACGCCGGCGACGTCGCCGTCGTGGTCGGCCCCGAGGGCGGCATCGCACCCGACGAGCTCGACCGCCTCGAGGCATCCGGAGCCGTGCTCGTGCGCATGGGCGGCAACGTGCTGCGCACCTCCACCGCCGGCCCCGCCGCGATCGCGCTGCTGAGCGCGCGGCTCGGCCGCTGGTGA
- the dnaJ gene encoding molecular chaperone DnaJ: MADHYEVLGVSRDASREEIKKAYRRLARELHPDVNPGADASERFKEVTHAYDVLSDPKQRQQYDMGGQQGFGGQQGFGGFGDIFETFFGGGGQTRGPRSRRERGQDALLRVEVDLDEVVFGTHRDIEVDTAVVCDTCRGSCCQPGTAPVTCDICHGTGSVQRSVRSLLGNVMTSSPCGTCRGYGTVIATPCTTCQGQGRVRARRTVAVDIPAGVETGLRLQMPGSGEAGPAGGPNGDLYLEVKVRNHEVFSRNGDDLLCTLEVAMTDAILGTDATIRALDGDVEIELKPGLQSGEVVTVKDRGITRLRGSGRGDLRIGVQVVTPTKLSHKERQLVEQLASSRKQAEPSLTHFQQGLFAKLRDRFLS, translated from the coding sequence GTGGCAGATCACTACGAAGTCCTGGGCGTCTCGCGCGACGCGAGCCGCGAGGAGATCAAGAAGGCCTACCGGCGACTCGCCCGCGAGCTGCACCCGGACGTGAACCCCGGTGCCGACGCGTCGGAGCGGTTCAAGGAGGTCACGCACGCCTACGACGTGCTGAGCGACCCCAAGCAGCGCCAGCAGTACGACATGGGCGGACAGCAGGGCTTCGGCGGACAGCAGGGCTTCGGCGGCTTCGGCGACATCTTCGAGACGTTCTTCGGCGGCGGCGGGCAGACCCGCGGGCCGCGGTCACGCCGCGAGCGCGGACAGGACGCGCTGCTGCGCGTGGAGGTCGACCTCGACGAGGTCGTGTTCGGCACCCACCGCGACATCGAGGTCGACACGGCCGTGGTGTGCGACACGTGCAGGGGCAGTTGCTGCCAGCCCGGCACCGCCCCCGTGACCTGCGACATCTGCCACGGCACGGGCAGCGTGCAGCGCTCGGTGCGTTCGCTGCTCGGCAACGTCATGACCTCGAGCCCGTGCGGCACGTGCCGCGGCTACGGCACCGTGATCGCGACGCCGTGCACCACCTGCCAGGGCCAGGGCCGCGTGCGCGCCCGCCGCACGGTGGCCGTCGACATCCCCGCCGGTGTCGAGACCGGGCTGCGCCTGCAGATGCCGGGCAGCGGCGAGGCCGGCCCGGCCGGCGGGCCGAACGGCGACCTCTACCTCGAGGTCAAGGTGCGCAACCACGAGGTCTTCAGCCGCAACGGCGACGACCTGCTCTGCACGCTCGAGGTGGCGATGACCGATGCGATCCTCGGCACCGACGCCACCATCCGGGCGCTCGACGGCGACGTCGAGATCGAGCTGAAGCCCGGCCTGCAGAGCGGCGAGGTCGTCACGGTCAAGGACCGCGGCATCACGCGCCTGCGCGGCTCGGGCCGCGGCGACCTGCGCATCGGCGTGCAGGTGGTCACCCCGACGAAGCTCAGCCACAAGGAGCGTCAGCTCGTCGAGCAGCTCGCCTCGTCGCGCAAGCAGGCGGAGCCGTCGCTCACCCACTTCCAGCAGGGGCTGTTCGCCAAGCTCCGGGACCGCTTCCTCAGCTGA